A single region of the Streptomyces sp. NBC_01262 genome encodes:
- a CDS encoding MATE family efflux transporter — MPQALDTRRCDARRAGRRHDREIIGLALPAFAALVAEPLFLLADSAIVGHLGTAQLAGLGIAGTCVATAVGVFVFLAYATTAAVARRVGAGDLPAAIRQGMDGIWLALLLSAVVVAVVIPAAPALVGLSGASGTAAPYAVTYLRVSALGIPAMLVVFAATGVLRGLQDTRTPLYVAVGGFAANAGLNAGLVYGAGLGIAGSAWGTVIAQNAMAAVYVAVVVRGARRHGASLRPDAAGIRACARAGGPLLIRTVCLRAILMVATAVAARLGDVSTAAHQIAFTLWLLLGFGLDAIAIAGQAIIGRYLGAGDPDGARAACRRMVRWGIASGVVLGLLLAAARPLVVPLFSGDPAVHAALMPVLLIVALSQPVMGVVAVLDGVLMGAGEGAYLAWSMLLTLAVFTPAAVAVPALGGGLTALWWALTLMMLTRTATLWLRARSGKWLVTGAVRH; from the coding sequence ATGCCACAGGCTCTCGACACCCGCCGCTGCGATGCCCGCCGTGCCGGACGCCGCCACGACCGGGAGATCATCGGGCTCGCCCTGCCCGCCTTCGCCGCGCTGGTCGCCGAGCCGCTCTTCCTCCTGGCCGACAGCGCCATCGTGGGCCACCTCGGCACGGCGCAGCTCGCCGGACTCGGGATCGCCGGAACCTGCGTCGCCACCGCCGTCGGGGTCTTCGTCTTCCTGGCCTACGCCACCACGGCCGCCGTCGCCCGCCGGGTCGGGGCCGGTGATCTGCCCGCCGCGATCCGCCAGGGCATGGACGGAATCTGGCTGGCGCTGCTCCTCAGCGCCGTCGTCGTCGCCGTGGTCATCCCCGCCGCCCCCGCCCTCGTGGGCCTGTCCGGCGCCTCCGGCACCGCCGCGCCGTACGCGGTCACGTATCTGCGCGTCAGCGCCCTCGGCATCCCCGCGATGCTCGTGGTCTTCGCCGCCACCGGCGTCCTGCGCGGCCTGCAGGACACCAGGACCCCGCTCTACGTCGCCGTGGGCGGCTTCGCCGCGAACGCCGGGCTGAACGCCGGACTGGTCTACGGCGCCGGGCTCGGCATCGCGGGATCGGCGTGGGGCACCGTCATCGCGCAGAACGCCATGGCCGCGGTCTACGTCGCCGTGGTCGTCCGGGGCGCCCGCCGCCATGGGGCCTCGCTGCGGCCGGACGCCGCCGGGATCCGGGCCTGCGCGCGGGCCGGGGGGCCGCTGCTGATCCGTACGGTGTGCCTGCGCGCGATCCTGATGGTCGCGACGGCGGTGGCGGCCCGGCTGGGCGATGTCTCCACAGCCGCCCACCAGATCGCCTTCACGCTGTGGCTGCTGCTGGGCTTCGGCCTCGACGCGATAGCCATAGCGGGGCAGGCCATCATCGGCCGCTACCTGGGCGCGGGGGATCCTGACGGTGCCAGGGCGGCCTGCCGTCGCATGGTGCGGTGGGGGATCGCCTCGGGCGTCGTGCTGGGCCTGCTGCTGGCCGCCGCCCGGCCGCTGGTCGTACCGCTGTTCAGCGGTGATCCGGCGGTGCACGCCGCGCTGATGCCGGTGCTGCTGATCGTCGCGCTGTCCCAGCCCGTCATGGGGGTGGTCGCGGTGCTCGACGGGGTCCTGATGGGCGCCGGCGAGGGCGCGTATCTGGCCTGGTCGATGCTGCTCACCCTGGCCGTCTTCACCCCGGCGGCCGTGGCCGTCCCGGCGCTGGGCGGCGGCCTGACCGCGCTGTGGTGGGCGCTGACGCTGATGATGCTGACCCGCACGGCAACCCTGTGGCTGCGGGCACGGTCAGGAAAGTGGCTGGTGACGGGCGCCGTACGGCACTGA
- a CDS encoding alanine racemase, whose amino-acid sequence MALTLYVDTARWRAHQQSVAEQFPGLVPVCKGNGYGFGNERLADESTRLGADTLAVGTTYEAARIKDWFSGDLLVLTPYRLGEEPVPLPDRAIRSVSSVEGVRGLVGARVVIEVMSSMKRHGVSEDDLVKLHSAIDDVRLEGFAIHLPLDRTDGSDAVEEVFGWMERLRVAGLPLGTMFVSHLKAAELAQLQQQFPRTRFRARIGTRLWLGDHEATEYRGAVLDVTRVSKGERYGYRQQKSADDGHLVVVAGGTSHGVGLEAPKAMHGLMPRAKGVARAGLATVNRNLSPFVWAGKQRWFAEPPHMQVSILFLPNDVAPPAVGDELVAHLRHTTTTFDRVVDR is encoded by the coding sequence ATGGCGCTCACCCTGTACGTCGACACCGCGCGCTGGCGTGCACACCAGCAGTCCGTGGCGGAGCAATTCCCCGGCCTCGTCCCTGTCTGCAAGGGCAACGGCTACGGCTTCGGCAACGAACGCCTCGCGGATGAGTCCACCCGCCTCGGCGCCGACACGCTCGCCGTCGGCACGACGTACGAGGCCGCCAGGATCAAGGACTGGTTCAGCGGCGATCTGCTCGTCCTCACGCCCTACCGGCTCGGCGAGGAGCCCGTTCCGCTCCCCGACCGCGCCATACGGTCCGTCTCGTCCGTGGAGGGCGTACGCGGCCTGGTCGGCGCCCGGGTCGTCATCGAGGTCATGAGCAGCATGAAGCGGCACGGCGTCAGCGAGGACGACCTCGTGAAGCTCCATTCCGCCATCGACGACGTCCGCCTCGAAGGCTTCGCCATCCACCTCCCCCTGGACCGCACCGACGGCTCCGACGCCGTCGAGGAGGTCTTCGGCTGGATGGAGCGGCTGCGGGTGGCCGGCCTGCCGCTCGGCACCATGTTCGTCAGCCACCTCAAGGCCGCCGAGCTCGCCCAGCTCCAGCAGCAGTTCCCCCGCACCCGCTTCCGGGCCCGCATCGGCACCCGGCTCTGGCTCGGCGACCACGAAGCCACCGAGTACCGCGGCGCGGTCCTGGACGTCACCCGCGTCAGCAAGGGCGAGCGCTACGGCTACCGCCAGCAGAAGTCCGCCGACGACGGCCACCTGGTGGTCGTCGCCGGCGGCACGTCGCACGGTGTCGGCCTGGAGGCCCCCAAGGCCATGCACGGCCTGATGCCCCGCGCCAAGGGCGTCGCCCGGGCCGGGCTGGCCACGGTCAACCGGAACCTGTCGCCCTTCGTCTGGGCGGGCAAGCAGCGCTGGTTCGCCGAGCCGCCGCACATGCAGGTGTCCATCCTCTTCCTGCCCAACGACGTGGCCCCCCCGGCGGTGGGCGACGAGCTGGTGGCCCATCTGCGGCACACGACGACGACCTTCGACCGCGTCGTCGACCGGTAG
- the rplI gene encoding 50S ribosomal protein L9, giving the protein MAKIILTNEVSGLGAAGDVVEVKSGYARNYLVPRGFAIAWTKGGEKDVEAIRRARRIRDIQTIEQATSIKGQLEGVKVKLATRAGDAGRLFGSVTPSDIAVAIKAAGGPDVDKRRVEIGSPIKTLGSHKISVRLHPEVAATLDVEVVAA; this is encoded by the coding sequence ATGGCAAAGATCATCCTCACCAATGAGGTCAGTGGCCTCGGTGCCGCCGGCGATGTCGTCGAGGTCAAGAGCGGGTACGCCCGCAACTACCTGGTCCCCCGCGGTTTCGCGATCGCGTGGACCAAGGGTGGCGAGAAGGACGTCGAGGCGATCCGCCGCGCGCGCCGGATCCGCGACATCCAGACCATCGAGCAGGCCACGTCCATCAAGGGCCAGCTCGAAGGCGTCAAGGTCAAGCTGGCCACCCGCGCGGGTGACGCCGGCCGTCTGTTCGGCTCGGTGACCCCGTCCGACATCGCCGTGGCCATCAAGGCCGCCGGCGGTCCGGACGTGGACAAGCGCCGCGTCGAGATCGGCTCGCCGATCAAGACCCTGGGCTCGCACAAGATCTCGGTGCGTCTGCACCCCGAGGTCGCTGCCACCCTGGACGTCGAGGTCGTCGCGGCGTAA
- a CDS encoding single-stranded DNA-binding protein encodes MAGETVITVVGNLVDDPELRFTPSGAAVAKFRVASTPRTFDRQTNEWKDGESLFLTCSVWRQAAENVAESLQRGMRVIVQGRLKQRTYETNTGEKRTVYELDVDEVGASLRSATAKVTKTSGGGGSRGGQGGYNGGGGGGQGGSWGGGSGGGQGGAPADDPWATSAPAGGGQGSGGGGGGGWGGGSGNSGGSGGSSGGGYSDEPPF; translated from the coding sequence ATGGCAGGCGAGACCGTCATCACGGTCGTCGGCAATCTTGTCGACGATCCCGAGCTGCGCTTCACCCCGTCGGGTGCGGCGGTCGCGAAGTTCCGTGTCGCGTCCACACCCCGCACCTTCGACCGGCAGACCAACGAGTGGAAGGACGGCGAGAGCCTGTTCCTGACCTGCTCGGTCTGGCGTCAGGCGGCGGAGAACGTGGCCGAGTCGCTCCAGCGCGGTATGCGCGTCATCGTCCAGGGCCGGCTCAAGCAGCGGACCTACGAGACGAACACCGGTGAGAAGCGGACGGTCTACGAGCTGGACGTCGACGAGGTCGGCGCCAGCCTGCGCAGTGCCACCGCCAAGGTCACCAAGACCAGCGGCGGCGGCGGTTCGCGCGGCGGCCAGGGTGGTTACAACGGCGGCGGCGGTGGCGGCCAGGGCGGCAGCTGGGGCGGAGGCTCCGGCGGCGGCCAGGGCGGCGCTCCGGCCGACGACCCGTGGGCGACCAGCGCTCCGGCCGGTGGCGGCCAGGGCAGCGGCGGTGGCGGCGGCGGTGGCTGGGGCGGCGGCTCCGGCAACTCCGGCGGTTCCGGCGGTTCCTCCGGCGGCGGCTACTCGGACGAGCCTCCCTTCTAA
- the rpsF gene encoding 30S ribosomal protein S6, which produces MRHYELMLILDPDLEERAVSPLIENFLGVVRNGGGKVEKVDTWGRRRLSYEIKKKPEGIYSVIDLNATPEVVKELDRQLNLNESVLRTKVLRPDTH; this is translated from the coding sequence ATGCGTCACTACGAGCTGATGCTCATTCTCGACCCCGATCTTGAGGAGCGCGCTGTCTCCCCGCTGATCGAGAACTTCCTCGGCGTCGTCCGCAATGGCGGCGGCAAGGTCGAGAAGGTCGACACCTGGGGCCGTCGTCGTCTCTCGTACGAGATCAAGAAGAAGCCCGAGGGCATTTACTCGGTCATCGACCTCAACGCCACTCCTGAGGTTGTCAAGGAGCTCGACCGTCAGCTCAACCTGAACGAGTCGGTCCTCCGGACCAAGGTCCTCCGCCCCGACACCCACTGA
- the rpsR gene encoding 30S ribosomal protein S18, producing MAKPPARKPKKKVCVFCKDKINYVDYKDTNLLRKFISDRGKIRARRVTGNCTQHQRDVATAVKNSREMALLPYTSTAR from the coding sequence ATGGCGAAGCCGCCTGCACGCAAGCCTAAGAAGAAGGTTTGCGTGTTCTGCAAGGACAAGATCAACTACGTGGACTACAAGGACACGAACCTGCTGCGGAAGTTCATTTCCGACCGCGGCAAGATCCGTGCCCGTCGTGTCACCGGCAACTGCACCCAGCACCAGCGTGACGTCGCCACGGCCGTGAAGAACAGCCGTGAGATGGCGCTGCTGCCCTACACCTCGACCGCTCGCTAA
- a CDS encoding lipid II:glycine glycyltransferase FemX has product MSLTLRNISREQHLAYIQSLPSASHCQVPAWADVKNEWRSENLGWFDDKTGELVGAGLVLYRQLPKVKRYLAYLPEGPVINWYAPNLDEWLRPMLAHLKAQGAFTVKMGPPVVIRRWDANAIKAGIADADVKRLRDVDATQIEPRAFEVADRLRRMGWQQGEDGGAGFGDVQPRFVFQVPLEDRSLDDVQKGFNQLWRRNIKKAEKLGVEVVQGGYDDLPVWQDLYEITAVRDHFRPRPLAYFQRMWKALNAEDPNRMRLYLAKHEGEVVAAATMLIVGGHVWYSYGASANHKREVRPSNAMQWRMLRDAYALGASVYDLRGISDSLDETDHLFGLIQFKVGTGGQAAEYLGEWDFPLNKLLHKALDIYMSRR; this is encoded by the coding sequence ATGAGCTTGACCCTGAGGAACATCAGTCGGGAACAGCACCTGGCGTACATCCAGAGCCTGCCTTCGGCGAGCCACTGCCAGGTCCCCGCGTGGGCGGACGTCAAGAACGAGTGGCGGTCCGAGAATCTGGGCTGGTTCGACGACAAGACCGGCGAGCTGGTCGGCGCCGGGCTGGTGCTGTACCGGCAGCTTCCCAAGGTCAAGCGGTATCTCGCGTACCTGCCCGAGGGCCCGGTGATCAACTGGTACGCCCCGAATCTGGACGAGTGGCTGCGGCCGATGCTGGCCCATCTCAAGGCTCAGGGCGCCTTCACGGTCAAGATGGGCCCCCCGGTCGTCATCCGCCGCTGGGACGCCAACGCGATCAAGGCCGGCATCGCAGACGCCGACGTCAAGCGGCTGCGCGACGTCGACGCCACGCAGATCGAGCCGCGCGCCTTCGAGGTCGCCGACCGGCTGCGCCGCATGGGCTGGCAGCAGGGCGAGGACGGCGGCGCCGGCTTCGGCGACGTACAGCCCCGCTTCGTCTTCCAGGTGCCCCTGGAGGACCGCAGCCTGGACGACGTCCAGAAGGGCTTCAACCAGCTCTGGCGGCGCAACATCAAGAAGGCCGAGAAGCTCGGCGTCGAGGTCGTGCAGGGCGGCTACGACGACCTTCCGGTCTGGCAGGACCTCTACGAGATCACCGCCGTCCGTGACCACTTCCGGCCGCGCCCCCTGGCGTACTTCCAGCGCATGTGGAAAGCGCTGAACGCCGAGGACCCCAACCGCATGCGGCTGTACCTCGCCAAGCACGAGGGCGAGGTGGTCGCCGCCGCGACCATGCTGATCGTCGGCGGCCACGTCTGGTACTCCTACGGCGCCTCCGCGAACCACAAGCGCGAGGTGCGGCCCAGCAACGCCATGCAGTGGCGGATGCTGCGGGACGCGTACGCGCTGGGCGCGAGCGTCTACGACCTGCGCGGCATCTCCGACTCCCTCGACGAGACCGATCATCTGTTCGGTCTCATCCAGTTCAAGGTGGGCACGGGCGGGCAGGCTGCCGAATACTTGGGCGAGTGGGATTTCCCGCTCAACAAGCTGCTTCACAAGGCTCTCGACATCTACATGTCCCGCCGCTGA